Proteins from one Mercurialis annua linkage group LG7, ddMerAnnu1.2, whole genome shotgun sequence genomic window:
- the LOC126654749 gene encoding pentatricopeptide repeat-containing protein At5g66631, whose amino-acid sequence MNITRLLRVINHINFLGNQIRFFVRDPFPNKLTHYLRRSELIDSIRLALRSKSPSSITAILTSSRILDPFVITQTIRSAPNADSAIFLVESLKKIHHFTHNQSTIHALATVLARSCKTCELKSLVSEINAGKYGNVHVSFMNLMQWYAIVGDLDAVLDVWDEFRRNSVTRVCTESYNIVMSLLAGMGKDFEAVEIFYKMIDEGAIPNSRTYTVIIEHLISSGKLDSAIEVFRILPLMRIKRTSKQYSILVEGFVGAQRFDEVKTLLNEMRIDGMFPGRAMHLVLQRMQDAGFVQETEEFLREMFPDERIKTIGTCSDSDGDEDEDDNEDVKQGDVEIDGDEVRLKPWLDPKALANALNKWSPEIVTTLEEAKFVWTTRLVCKVLRNFRLPETAWEFFCWVAYQPGFTHDIYTVQRMMTLLARHGQVELVDKLITKIRREGMRLPFSTIRLIIDFYGISKNADAALKVFRDDRPLCGSITNYNLMLLYSSLLRTLTKCNRNSDAMDLLEEMILSGINPDIQTYSGLMYHFALQGDVKIVQRLFTMVRQSGVEPDAYMFKVLIQAYCKCDRASLAWRVFEDMKNSNLMPDTATKDLLVKSLWKEGKRREAAMVEESCEENNNVLPIVLQGHIWTVSSADLTRVFDIYSNSFKSNSA is encoded by the coding sequence ATGAACATTACCCGTCTCTTACGAGTAATAAACCATATCAACTTCCTAGGCAATCAAATTCGCTTCTTTGTTCGCGACCCATTCCCAAACAAACTCACTCACTACCTTCGTAGATCCGAATTGATTGATTCCATTCGACTAGCACTCCGGTCAAAATCACCCAGTTCCATCACCGCTATCCTTACCAGCTCCCGCATTTTAGACCCGTTTGTGATCACTCAAACTATTCGTTCTGCCCCTAACGCTGACTCAGCTATTTTCCTTGTTGAATCACTTAAAAAGATCCACCATTTCACACATAATCAATCTACAATTCATGCCCTGGCCACAGTTTTAGCTAGATCATGTAAAACTTGTGAGTTGAAATCACTAGTTAGTGAAATTAATGCGGGGAAGTATGGTAATGTTCATGTTAGTTTTATGAATCTTATGCAATGGTATGCTATTGTTGGTGATCTGGATGCAGTTTTAGACGTATGGGATGAGTTTAGGCGTAATAGTGTTACCCGTGTTTGTACTGAGTCCTACAATATTGTTATGAGTCTGCTTGCGGGGATGGGCAAGGATTTTGAAGCTGTGGAGATATTTTATAAGATGATTGACGAGGGGGCAATTCCCAACTCGAGAACTTATACGGTTATTATTGAGCATCTTATTAGTTCAGGTAAATTGGATTCAGCAATTGAGGTTTTTAGGATATTGCCTTTGATGAGGATCAAGCGGACTTCAAAGCAGTATTCGATTTTGGTGGAAGGGTTTGTGGGTGCCCAGAGATTTGATGAGGTCAAAACATTGCTTAATGAAATGAGGATTGATGGTATGTTTCCTGGTCGTGCTATGCATTTGGTTTTGCAGCGTATGCAGGATGCAGGATTTGTTCAGGAGACAGAGGAGTTCCTTAGAGAAATGTTTCCAGATGAGAGAATTAAGACGATAGGTACTTGCTCTGATAGTGATGGGGATGAGGATGAAGATGATAATGAGGATGTTAAGCAGGGAGATGTCGAGATTGATGGTGATGAAGTTAGATTAAAACCGTGGTTGGATCCAAAAGCTTTGGCAAATGCTTTGAATAAATGGAGTCCTGAAATAGTGACCACATTGGAGGAAGCAAAGTTTGTATGGACGACTAGGTTGGTATGTAAGGTGCTTAGGAATTTTAGATTGCCTGAAACAGCATGGGAATTCTTTTGTTGGGTTGCTTATCAACCAGGATTCACTCATGATATCTATACGGTTCAAAGGATGATGACACTTTTAGCACGACACGGGCAAGTTGAATTAGTTGATAAACTCATAACCAAAATAAGAAGAGAGGGAATGAGATTGCCTTTTAGCACAATCAGATTGATTATTGACTTCTATGGCATTTCAAAGAATGCTGATGCCGCATTGAAGGTTTTTCGCGACGATAGACCTCTCTGTGGTTCAATCACAAACTACAATCTGATGCTTTTGTACTCATCTCTATTGCGAACATTAACCAAGTGTAACAGAAATTCTGATGCCATGGATTTGCTTGAAGAGATGATTTTATCTGGGATAAACCCAGATATCCAGACATATTCCGGGTTAATGTATCACTTTGCTTTGCAGGGAGATGTTAAAATTGTGCAAAGACTGTTTACAATGGTTAGGCAGAGTGGTGTGGAGCCGGATGCTTATATGTTCAAGGTACTCATACAGGCATATTGCAAATGTGACAGAGCTTCTCTTGCATGGCGGGTTTTCGAAGACATGAAAAACTCAAATCTTATGCCTGATACCGCTACAAAGGATTTGCTCGTCAAAAGTCTTTGGAAAGAAGGCAAGCGGAGAGAGGCGGCCATGGTAGAAGAAAGCTGTGAGGAAAACAACAATGTCCTTCCCATTGTTTTACAAGGTCATATTTGGACAGTGAGCTCTGCAGATCTAACAAGAGTGTTTGACATTTACTCCAACAGTTTCAAGTCAAATAGTGCTTAG
- the LOC126656010 gene encoding protein DA1-related 1-like isoform X2, translated as MGWLTKIFKGSSHKRQYHEKYGEDHWDEPRRSGDDLSDFDKDEIECAIALSLSEEDHKGKKVIEEVSDSDSLHSIDDEEETVVRDEEEERREKAEEDERRAKVEEDERRAKAEEDERRAKAEQEERRAKSEAEEKHQRAQLEEDLQLAKALQDSLNVENESPPRYDFGNSFSPFPFLFPSGYRICVGCNAEIGHGRYLSCMGGVWHPECFCCNACNQPISDYEFSMSGNRPFHKTCYKERHHPRCDVCSNFIPTNPSGLIEYRAHPFWLQKYCPSHERDGTPRCCSCERMESRDARYLSLDDGRRLCLECLDSAIMDTHECQPLYFEIREFYEGLNMKVEQDVPLLLVERQALNEAMEGEKNGHHHLPETRGLCLSEEHTITTVSRRPRIGDGFRFIDLITEPYRLSRRCEVTAILILYGLPRLLTGSILAHEMMHAWLRLKGYPNLRPEVEEGICQVMAHMWLDSEIYSSSGDNASSSASSSSSASSSSSSPSSSDSSTSSKKGKRSDFEKKLGEFFKHQIESDASEAYGDGFRDGNKAVLKYGLRSTLDHIHLTGSYPL; from the exons ATGGGCTGGCtaaccaaaattttcaaaggTTCTAGCCATAAAAGGCAGTATCATGAGAAGTATGGAGAAGACCACTGGGATGAGCCTCGCCGTTCCGGG GATGATTTGTCGGATTTTGATAAAGACGAGATTGAATGTGCTATTGCACTTTCTCTTTCTGAAGAAGATCATAAAGGAAAAAAGGTTATTG AGGAAGTCAGCGATTCGGATTCCCTACATTCAATAGACGACGAAGAAGAAACGGTAGTGAGAGATGAGGAAGAGGAAAGACGGGAGAAAGCGGAGGAAGACGAAAGACGTGCAAAAGTGGAGGAAGATGAAAGACGTGCAAAAGCAGAGGAAGACGAAAGACGTGCAAAAGCGGAGCAAGAGGAAAGACGCGCAAAATCTGAGGCAGAAGAAAAGCATCAAAGAGCTCAATTGGAGGAGGATTTGCAGCTTGCCAAAGCTCTACAAGATAGTTTGAATGTGGAAAATGAATCACCTCCTCGATACGATTTCGGAAATTCATTTTCACCATTTCCGTTTCTGTTTCCGTCAGGTTACAG GATATGTGTCGGGTGCAACGCAGAGATTGGTCATGGGCGTTACCTGAGTTGCATGGGTGGTGTTTGGCACCCTGAATGTTTTTGTTGCAATGCTTGTAATCAGCCAATTAGTGATTACGAG TTTTCTATGTCTGGAAATCGCCCTTTCCACAAAACGTGCTATAAGGAGCGCCATCACCCTAGATGTGATGTTTGCAGCAACTTT ATACCAACAAATCCATCTGGGCTCATCGAGTACAGGGCACATCCTTTCTGGCTCCAGAAATACTGCCCTTCGCATGAGCGTGATGGGACACCTCGGTGCTGCAGCTGTGAAAGAATGGAG TCGAGAGATGCAAGATATCTATCGCTAGATGATGGTCGGAGGTTGTGTCTAGAATGCCTCGACTCAGCAATAATGGATACTCATGAATGCCAACCTCTTTATTTTGAAATACGAGAATTTTACGAAGGTTTAAATATGAAAGTGGAGCAGGACGTTCCTTTACTTTTGGTTGAGAGACAAGCTTTAAATGAGGCCATGGAAGGAGAAAAGAAT GGTCATCATCACTTACCTGAAACCAGAGGACTCTGCTTGTCAGAAGAGCACACTATCACCACT GTCTCTAGGAGGCCAAGGATTGGGGACGGTTTTCGGTTCATAGATCTTATAACCGAGCCTTATAGGCTGAGCCGTCGGTGTGAAGTGACTGCAATTCTCATTTTATATGGCCTTCCCAG ATTGTTGACAGGTTCGATCCTCGCTCACGAGATGATGCACGCATGGCTTCGACTAAAAG GTTATCCGAATCTACGCCCGGAGGTCGAAGAAGGTATATGCCAGGTCATGGCTCATATGTGGCTTGATTCTGAAATTTACTCTAGTTCTGGAGACAATGCTTCATCATCAGCGTCATCGTCGTCATCAGCATCTTCGTCATCGTCATCACCGTCCTCATCAGATTCATCTACATCGTCAAAGAAAGGAAAGCGGTCCGATTTCGAGAAGAAACTCGGTGAATTTTTTAAACACCAAATCGAGTCGGATGCATCGGAAGCCTATGGTGATGGATTCAGGGATGGGAATAAGGCAGTACTGAAATATGGTCTCAGGTCTACCCTTGATCATATTCACCTGACAGGATCATATCCTCTCTGA
- the LOC126656215 gene encoding probable calcium-binding protein CML41, protein MATEKPPKRLSFKNLRLIFKPLRPTKSNHVPTETNCMVPRKDDDDEELQKVFSHFDGNGDKKISALEIRAYFGSMGEYMSHEQAREVIKEFDSDEDNLLDFNDFLKLMKKGDEKEDLKKAFEMFEMKKGDGFITSKGLQKMLNRLGDDKSLDECVAMIRVFDTNGDGVLDFHEFYQMMA, encoded by the coding sequence ATGGCCACTGAAAAACCACCCAAACGGCTCTCTTTCAAGAATCTCCGGCTGATTTTCAAGCCTCTCCGACCAACAAAATCGAACCATGTTCCTACAGAAACCAACTGCATGGTTCCAAGAAAAGACGACGACGACGAGGAGCTACAAAAAGTGTTCAGTCACTTCGATGGCAACGGAGATAAAAAGATTTCAGCACTTGAAATTAGGGCATACTTTGGCTCCATGGGAGAGTACATGTCGCACGAGCAAGCTCGAGAAGTGATCAAAGAATTTGACAGCGACGAAGATAATCTGTTGGATTTTAACGATTTCTTGAAGCTAATGAAGAAAGGTGACGAGAAAGAAGATTTAAAGAaagcttttgaaatgtttgagATGAAAAAAGGAGACGGATTCATAACTTCGAAAGGCTTGCAAAAGATGTTGAATCGATTAGGTGATGACAAATCGCTAGATGAATGTGTTGCTATGATTAGGGTTTTTGATACTAATGGTGATGGTGTTCTTGATTTTCATGAGTTTTACCAAATGATGGCTTGA
- the LOC126655694 gene encoding serine/threonine receptor-like kinase NFP, with product MAISLRFRLSLWKIVFLLLNFIFALYVTAQSPQGTNFSCSSDSTCQTYVAYYARPPNFLSLGNLSDLFGVSRLSIATASNLVSEDTPLILNQLLLVPVTCGCTGNTSFANITYQIKDGDSFYFVSTTYFENLAKWQAVESFNPDFDPTLLHAGDKVIFPLFCKCPSKEQTTNGIQFLITYVWQPADDVFKVGAKFHASPHDIVMQNNYSNFTAAVNQPLLIPVTQLPILLQPSPSPPQRKEHHAVIIIMSVAGSLLVFLLVAFLVYSQSSCNKKRKSTNSFCLETAVLLQTKEIKKIPSFEPKIIQDKLFPGVSGYLGKPIMYDLIEIMAGTSHLHEHCRIGGSVYRANIKGQVLAVKKTTEDVTGELKILQKVNHGNLVKLMGISSNADGVSFLVYEYAENGSLDKWLHLKSASSSAFLSWSQRLQIAVDVASGLQYMHEHIQPSIVHMDIRTSNILLDSKFKAKIANFSVAKLATDSMLPKADVFAFGVVLLELLCGKKGMVTKENVEIVLLCKEMKSVMEDTEKRAERLKKWMDPKLENFYPIESALSLANLARVCTLEKSSARPSMAEIVFNLTVLTQSCSETFEKSWTSAVAEEDLQITSHVIAR from the coding sequence ATGGCAATTTCTCTAAGATTTCGCCTTTCGTTGTGGAAGATTGTGTTTCTCTTGCTTAACTTCATTTTCGCCTTGTATGTCACGGCACAATCACCACAAGGCACTAATTTTTCTTGCTCTTCGGATTCGACTTGCCAAACTTATGTTGCTTATTATGCTCGACCGCCGAACTTCTTGAGTCTAGGAAACTTATCTGATCTATTTGGTGTTAGTCGTCTGTCGATAGCAACTGCTAGTAACCTGGTATCTGAGGACACGCCATTGATTCTGAATCAGCTCTTACTTGTACCTGTAACGTGTGGCTGCACAGGAAACACTTCCTTCGCCAACATCACTTACCAGATCAAGGATGGTGATAGCTTTTACTTTGTTTCGACCACTTACTTCGAGAATCTTGCGAAATGGCAAGCGGTGGAATCATTCAACCCCGACTTTGATCCAACCCTCCTGCATGCTGGTGACAAGGTAATTTTTCCTTTGTTTTGTAAGTGCCCTTCCAAGGAACAGACGACGAACGGAATACAGTTTCTTATTACTTACGTGTGGCAACCTGCTGATGATGTTTTCAAAGTTGGTGCTAAGTTTCATGCATCTCCACATGATATCGTAATGCAGAACAACTACTCTAACTTTACTGCTGCAGTGAATCAGCCGCTGCTGATCCCTGTAACTCAGTTGCCGATTCTCTTGCAACCATCTCCTTCTCCGCCTCAAAGAAAAGAACATCATGCTGTGATCATAATTATGAGCGTAGCAGGTTCTCTGTTGGTATTTCTTCTTGTGGCTTTTCTGGTTTATTCTCAGTCTTCATGTAACAAGAAGAGGAAGTCGACTAACAGTTTCTGTTTAGAGACTGCAGTTCTACTTCAAACAaaagaaatcaagaaaattCCGAGTTTTGAGCCTAAGATTATACAAGATAAGCTATTTCCAGGGGTTTCAGGCTATTTAGGCAAGCCAATCATGTACGATCTGATCGAGATAATGGCTGGTACCTCACACCTACATGAACACTGCAGGATAGGTGGATCAGTATATAGAGCCAACATCAAAGGACAGGTCTTAGCAGTTAAGAAAACCACGGAAGATGTCACAGGGGAATTAAAGATTCTGCAGAAAGTAAATCATGGAAATCTAGTGAAATTGATGGGAATATCGTCCAACGCAGATGGTGTTTCCTTCTTAGTGTATGAATATGCGGAAAATGGGTCTCTGGACAAGTGGTTACACCTCAAGTCCGCGTCCTCTTCAGCTTTCCTCTCATGGAGTCAAAGGTTGCAAATAGCAGTGGATGTGGCCAGTGGGCTGCAATATATGCATGAACATATTCAACCAAGCATCGTTCACATGGATATACGAACAAGTAATATACTTCTCGACTCGAAGTTTAAAGCAAAGATAGCTAATTTCTCAGTGGCTAAACTAGCCACAGACTCTATGCTGCCAAAAGCTGATGTTTTCGCTTTTGGAGTTGTTCTGTTAGAGTTGCTCTGCGGAAAGAAAGGCATGGTAACGAAAGAAAATGTTGAGATTGTCTTGTTGTGTAAGGAAATGAAAAGTGTTATGGAGGATACGGAGAAAAGAGCAGAGAGACTAAAGAAGTGGATGGATCCGAAATTGGAGAACTTTTATCCAATTGAGAGTGCCTTGAGTTTGGCAAACTTGGCGAGGGTGTGCACACTCGAGAAGTCTTCTGCAAGGCCGAGCATGGCAGAAATTGTCTTCAACCTCACAGTTCTAACACAATCATGTTCAGAGACATTTGAAAAGTCGTGGACTTCCGCGGTTGCAGAAGAAGATCTTCAGATAACTAGTCATGTTATAGCTCGTTGA
- the LOC126655695 gene encoding cold-regulated 413 plasma membrane protein 4-like, producing the protein MHHHFIELLRSNKATESFQWGGTISSIFLLILNWTGRRSALPTTLLTLYLFTSFPTVFFEILRGQFGYWIAFLAVAANLFFPETFPVSRFILFVVIPEWLANGLRNSIAGVILCLILLVSLGMVELQETGQLRSRDCNMRCFFYGLGLACLFLFTVLSLHVVT; encoded by the exons ATGCATCATCATTTTATTGAGCTGTTGAGATCTAACAAAGCTACTGAATCCTTTCAGTGGGGAGGAACTATATCTTCCAT ATTCTTGTTGATCCTGAATTGGACAGGGAGGAGATCAGCATTGCCGACTACTCTTTTAACCTTGTATCTGTTTACGAGTTTCCCAACTGTATTTTTCGAAATCTTAAG AGGACAGTTCGGCTATTGGATTGCGTTTCTTGCTGTTGCCGCAAATCTATTTTTTCCTGAAACCTTTCCAG TTTCTCGCTTCATATTGTTTGTGGTCATACCTGAATGGCTGGCTAATGGACTGCGCAATAGCATTGCTGGTGTTATCCTTTGTCTCATATTATTAGTTTCGCTTGGGATGGTAGAGCTTCAAGAAACTGGACAATTAAGGAGTCGTGACTGTAATATGCGTTGCTTTTTCTATGGTCTAGGTCTAGCTTGCTTGTTTCTGTTCACAGTATTGTCGCTACACGTAGTCACTTAG
- the LOC126655693 gene encoding lysM domain receptor-like kinase 4, with product MRFISIFCLSILGFCSLIQAQQPYVAKAATNCSNTANSALGYSCNGLNPTCQAYLTFRSQPPYDTVSSIATLLGSDPTQLSAINSVFETASFDSDKLVIVPVRCSCSGKYYQANTSYIVQSNDSPFLIANNIYQGLSTCQAINDQNPRGTVDIFPGESLAIPLRCACPTKNQTDLGVRYLLSYVITRGDTVSGVSVRFGGDTGRSLDANGLSMENPTIFPFTTLLIPLEMAPTSSQTVTPPPSRASPPPPTPTTNSSTRRPRNKTWIYVAVGVLGGIAFTLGTGTVVFFALFRKSRKNSNLISGSESFEAHGKPFNKKLNEESQDFLDSISSMAQSITVYKLKELEAATDNFSPSCLITGSVYRGSINGDYAAIKKMNGDVSKEIDLLNKVNHFNLIRLSGVCFSDGIWYLVYEYAANGALSDWIYNSNGKFLSWIQRVRIALDIATGLNYLHSFTNPPHVHKDIKSSNVLLDSDFRAKITNLTMARSTEGQDGEFALTRHIVGTKGYMAPEYLENGLVSTKLDVYAFGVVMLEIVNGKEIAAFYTEENVNLSDTINHVLSEEDEQKSLKQFIDPSLEGKCSSEIIVYMLKLIDSCLNKNPADRPSTDEITQALSRILTFSLSWEPSNTSGYQSFSNSSTEMYSK from the coding sequence ATGAGATTCATTTCTATTTTCTGTCTCTCAATTCTTGGATTCTGCTCATTAATTCAAGCTCAGCAACCTTATGTTGCAAAAGCTGCAACAAATTGTTCGAATACAGCAAATTCAGCTCTCGGATATTCCTGTAACGGCCTCAACCCGACTTGCCAAGCTTACCTCACTTTCCGATCCCAGCCTCCTTACGACACCGTTTCTTCCATAGCTACCCTGTTAGGCTCTGACCCGACTCAGCTTTCTGCAATAAACTCCGTTTTTGAAACTGCGTCGTTTGATTCAGACAAGTTGGTGATCGTCCCTGTCAGGTGCTCGTGTTCGGGTAAATACTATCAGGCTAACACTTCTTATATTGTTCAGTCTAATGATTCTCCTTTCTTGATTGCTAATAATATTTATCAAGGTCTTTCGACCTGTCAAGCTATTAATGATCAAAACCCGAGGGGGACTGTTGATATATTTCCTGGTGAATCACTGGCTATTCCGTTGAGATGTGCTTGTCCGACTAAGAACCAAACGGATTTAGGCGTCAGGTATTTATTAAGCTATGTCATCACTCGGGGTGATACGGTTTCCGGCGTTAGTGTAAGATTCGGTGGAGATACTGGTCGGAGTCTTGATGCAAATGGACTTAGTATGGAAAATCCCACTATTTTTCCATTCACTACACTCCTGATACCTCTAGAGATGGCGCCGACAAGTAGTCAAACGGTAACGCCGCCTCCTTCTCGAGCTTCACCGCCACCTCCGACACCAACTACTAACTCCTCCACCAGAAGGCCGAGAAATAAAACATGGATCTATGTCGCTGTTGGTGTTCTTGGAGGAATTGCCTTTACACTTGGCACTGGTACCGTTGTTTTCTTTGCGTTATTTCGTAAAAGTAGAAAGAATTCGAATTTGATTAGTGGCTCTGAAAGCTTCGAGGCGCATGGGAAACCGTTCAACAAGAAGTTAAATGAAGAATCTCAGGATTTCTTGGACAGTATTTCTAGTATGGCTCAATCCATTACTGTATACAAGTTGAAAGAACTTGAAGCTGCAACGGATAATTTCAGCCCGAGTTGCTTGATTACGGGATCTGTTTATCGTGGCTCTATTAATGGTGATTATGCTGCCATCAAGAAAATGAATGGTGATGTGTCGAAGGAGATAGATTTACTAAACAAGGTCAACCATTTTAACCTTATTCGTTTATCCGGTGTTTGTTTCAGCGATGGTATTTGGTATCTTGTTTACGAGTATGCTGCTAATGGAGCGCTGAGTGATTGGATTTATAACAGCAACGGAAAATTCTTGAGTTGGATACAGAGAGTACGAATTGCTTTGGATATTGCGACAGGGCTTAACTATCTACACAGTTTTACGAATCCTCCTCATGTTCACAAGGATATAAAAAGCAGTAATGTTCTTCTTGATAGCGATTTCCGGGCTAAGATCACGAATCTCACTATGGCGAGATCAACGGAAGGACAAGACGGTGAATTTGCTTTGACACGGCATATTGTGGGGACAAAAGGTTACATGGCTCCTGAGTATTTGGAAAATGGTCTTGTCTCCACAAAGCTTGATGTCTATGCATTTGGTGTTGTTATGCTGGAGATAGTTAATGGAAAAGAAATTGCTGCTTTCTACACAGAGGAAAATGTGAATTTATCCGATACGATAAATCATGTTCTTTCCGAAGAAGATGAACAAAAGAGTCTGAAGCAATTCATTGATCCTTCTTTGGAAGGGAAATGTTCTTCAGAAATCATCGTGTATATGTTGAAATTGATCGACAGTTGCTTGAATAAAAATCCAGCTGATCGTCCTTCTACCGATGAGATTACTCAAGCTCTGTCAAGAATCTTGACTTTTTCACTGAGCTGGGAACCGTCAAACACCTCAGGATACCAGAGTTTTAGCAACAGCTCGACAGAAATGTACTCGAAATGA
- the LOC126656010 gene encoding protein DA1-related 1-like isoform X1, with product MGWLTKIFKGSSHKRQYHEKYGEDHWDEPRRSGVLTDDLSDFDKDEIECAIALSLSEEDHKGKKVIEEVSDSDSLHSIDDEEETVVRDEEEERREKAEEDERRAKVEEDERRAKAEEDERRAKAEQEERRAKSEAEEKHQRAQLEEDLQLAKALQDSLNVENESPPRYDFGNSFSPFPFLFPSGYRICVGCNAEIGHGRYLSCMGGVWHPECFCCNACNQPISDYEFSMSGNRPFHKTCYKERHHPRCDVCSNFIPTNPSGLIEYRAHPFWLQKYCPSHERDGTPRCCSCERMESRDARYLSLDDGRRLCLECLDSAIMDTHECQPLYFEIREFYEGLNMKVEQDVPLLLVERQALNEAMEGEKNGHHHLPETRGLCLSEEHTITTVSRRPRIGDGFRFIDLITEPYRLSRRCEVTAILILYGLPRLLTGSILAHEMMHAWLRLKGYPNLRPEVEEGICQVMAHMWLDSEIYSSSGDNASSSASSSSSASSSSSSPSSSDSSTSSKKGKRSDFEKKLGEFFKHQIESDASEAYGDGFRDGNKAVLKYGLRSTLDHIHLTGSYPL from the exons ATGGGCTGGCtaaccaaaattttcaaaggTTCTAGCCATAAAAGGCAGTATCATGAGAAGTATGGAGAAGACCACTGGGATGAGCCTCGCCGTTCCGGGGTATTAACT GATGATTTGTCGGATTTTGATAAAGACGAGATTGAATGTGCTATTGCACTTTCTCTTTCTGAAGAAGATCATAAAGGAAAAAAGGTTATTG AGGAAGTCAGCGATTCGGATTCCCTACATTCAATAGACGACGAAGAAGAAACGGTAGTGAGAGATGAGGAAGAGGAAAGACGGGAGAAAGCGGAGGAAGACGAAAGACGTGCAAAAGTGGAGGAAGATGAAAGACGTGCAAAAGCAGAGGAAGACGAAAGACGTGCAAAAGCGGAGCAAGAGGAAAGACGCGCAAAATCTGAGGCAGAAGAAAAGCATCAAAGAGCTCAATTGGAGGAGGATTTGCAGCTTGCCAAAGCTCTACAAGATAGTTTGAATGTGGAAAATGAATCACCTCCTCGATACGATTTCGGAAATTCATTTTCACCATTTCCGTTTCTGTTTCCGTCAGGTTACAG GATATGTGTCGGGTGCAACGCAGAGATTGGTCATGGGCGTTACCTGAGTTGCATGGGTGGTGTTTGGCACCCTGAATGTTTTTGTTGCAATGCTTGTAATCAGCCAATTAGTGATTACGAG TTTTCTATGTCTGGAAATCGCCCTTTCCACAAAACGTGCTATAAGGAGCGCCATCACCCTAGATGTGATGTTTGCAGCAACTTT ATACCAACAAATCCATCTGGGCTCATCGAGTACAGGGCACATCCTTTCTGGCTCCAGAAATACTGCCCTTCGCATGAGCGTGATGGGACACCTCGGTGCTGCAGCTGTGAAAGAATGGAG TCGAGAGATGCAAGATATCTATCGCTAGATGATGGTCGGAGGTTGTGTCTAGAATGCCTCGACTCAGCAATAATGGATACTCATGAATGCCAACCTCTTTATTTTGAAATACGAGAATTTTACGAAGGTTTAAATATGAAAGTGGAGCAGGACGTTCCTTTACTTTTGGTTGAGAGACAAGCTTTAAATGAGGCCATGGAAGGAGAAAAGAAT GGTCATCATCACTTACCTGAAACCAGAGGACTCTGCTTGTCAGAAGAGCACACTATCACCACT GTCTCTAGGAGGCCAAGGATTGGGGACGGTTTTCGGTTCATAGATCTTATAACCGAGCCTTATAGGCTGAGCCGTCGGTGTGAAGTGACTGCAATTCTCATTTTATATGGCCTTCCCAG ATTGTTGACAGGTTCGATCCTCGCTCACGAGATGATGCACGCATGGCTTCGACTAAAAG GTTATCCGAATCTACGCCCGGAGGTCGAAGAAGGTATATGCCAGGTCATGGCTCATATGTGGCTTGATTCTGAAATTTACTCTAGTTCTGGAGACAATGCTTCATCATCAGCGTCATCGTCGTCATCAGCATCTTCGTCATCGTCATCACCGTCCTCATCAGATTCATCTACATCGTCAAAGAAAGGAAAGCGGTCCGATTTCGAGAAGAAACTCGGTGAATTTTTTAAACACCAAATCGAGTCGGATGCATCGGAAGCCTATGGTGATGGATTCAGGGATGGGAATAAGGCAGTACTGAAATATGGTCTCAGGTCTACCCTTGATCATATTCACCTGACAGGATCATATCCTCTCTGA